The following nucleotide sequence is from Microbulbifer sp. A4B17.
GGCTACATTAAATATGACAACTATTATGACAATTGGATGGAAGCCAAGGAAAAACTAAAACCCTACGAAGAGATCATCTATGCATTTGACCCTATTGATGAGCCATACCATCGCTCATACATGCCAAACAATGAATTAAAGGAGTATCTAGAAGAAATTGGGCTTTTGCTTAAAGCAGACTTTCCCAACGCACACAGGGCAATAACTTTTACAAAAGATACCGTGGGGGAAATGAAAGATGAATACAAATTTCCAACAAACTGCGACTTCTATCCTTTGTGCTACCCTCCACTACCACCTAGCAACTATGATTTATTTGGTGCAGACTACTACAAGCATATAAATTTTCAGTATGATGTAGTTGAAGATCTTATGTATGCAACACAGGATATGAATGTAAAATACTATATTATACCTCGCGCATTTAAAACCGACAGCCCAAGCTACAGCGTTATGACAGAGGAGCAGTTGATTCTTCGAGCCTGGGATGCTTATGATTATGCTACTAGCAATGAAGACATTATAGCCATATTCCCGTTCGTTTGGCGTGAAGCTGGGAACTCTGTTAATGAACCTTATACTTATTTTGGGGTTAAGACTCTTCCCTTATTAAGAAGTCAATACGAAATAATTGGAAAGGCAGTATCCATGTTTAGAAATTAATAACTTATAAACATGGACCACCTTCTGAAATAGGCTTTTAGGGTTGCCAGTTTTTACAGGCGACCCAATTTATTTTACATCAGATTTTCCTCAACAGGAACCAAGACAACCTCAATATTTTATTTATCAATTTGAGCATCAACTTTAATTAATTGTATCGCGATATACTTTCTTCGAACGGACCAGAAACACCAAAAGATACACTCACTCGCTTTCTACATAAACTCGAACCAGAGAGACGGACAACAACCGCTATTTCCAATTGTTGCTAATTTTAAAGATAGAGGATCCAAATTCAACAGAATAATGACTATGGCTTACAGCCTACTTATACTGAAAAACAAATATAAAATAATAAAAATAGCTACTTTAATCCACAACAGAGCATTCTAATAGAATTTCTGTATGGACAGCCCCAATACAAACAGTTCGGACTGCCCTTAAAGTTTTTTTAAGAGATTACTCAGCGTCCTTCCATTAGCCCTATTTTCTTATTGTTCACTATCTTTTTAAAAATTTTTCCAGACAACTTCAGCAACTTAGAGCGACTTAAGAACCTGGGTAAGATACTAAGTAACATCTTTTGTTTTCCAGAGAGCACATAGCTCCTGTTGGCAAGAAATCCATGCAACCCTACTTTAGCTACATGCTCCGCTGTTTCGTACTGTTTTTCATCAACACTTACTTCATTATTTGCCACTGCTGCAAAGTTTGTCTTAGTTCCACTAGGACATAAACAAGTTACGGTGACACCTGTCTCCTCTAATTCGTTATATAAAGCCTCTGAAAAATTTAAGACATAACTCTTGGATGCAGAATAAACACCTGCATAGGGCACTGGCATTAAGGCTGCACCAGAAGCGACATTTATAATTCCACCAGACCTTTTAATTTTCATACCGCCAAGGTATAGGTAACAAAGTTCTGTGAGAGTATTAATATTGAGCTGCAGCATCCCTTTATAGGTTCTTAAATCAAAGTCCTCAAAACGGCCCCATTTCCCAAATCCAGCATTATTAATAAGAATATCTACATCAAGTTCCTTATCCTTAGTTTGCTGAAATAATTCCTGTGCAGCCCCCTCTACACTTAAGTCCATAGCTATTAGGGCTACTTGGACTTGATACTTCTCTTGAATTTTTTTACTGACTTCTGCCAAGCCCACCTGAGATCTAGCAACCAGAATTAAATTTGCTCCTTTATTTGCACACTCATGCGCAAACGCCTCGCCGATCCCTGAAGAAGCACCTGTGATTAATACGGTTTTTGACTTCATAATACAGCCACTTAAACATTTAGAAATTGGAAAAAGGTTAAGATAATAAAAGGTGTATAACCTTATATTTACCTAATTAAGATTCAAACGATAACTTATCTATTCTTTTCAACTAAAAGCTCCCGCCACCAGGACTGGGTGGGCAATGGATTTCTCAACTTTACAGGTGCGCCTATCACCGGTATTAACAGTTTTACACCCCAGTTTTCCGCAGTAATTTCTGCACGCTCTAATGGTTCATACCAATCGTGTAGAGCAAGATCAAAAGTACTGTTATGAATAGGCAGCATCGCTCGCCCACCGAGATCCAGATGTGCCTGTACGCTCTCTTCGGGCATCATATGAACTGATCTCCAAAGCTTGTTGTAAGCACCCGTTTCCATCAGTGTCAGGTCGAACGGACCAAAACGCTCACCAATTTCACGAAATCCACTAAAGTAGCCGCTGTCACCGCTAAAGAATATACGGCCCTCGCGCCCTTCAATTACCCAGCTGGCCCAAAGTGTTGAGTTTTTATTCGTAAGTCCACGTCCGGAAAAGTGCTGAGCCGGAGTCGCAGTAAAATGCAAACTCCCCAGGGCAAAGGATTCCCACCAGGCCAACTCCTCAATTTTTTCTGCCGGAATTCCCCAGTTACGCAAGTGACTCCCCACCCCGGTAGGAACTACAAACTGCTCTACCTTATCCTTGAGTGCGCGGATACTATTTTTATCCAGGTGATCGTAGTGATCATGGCTGATAACTATCGCTTTAATCGAGGGTAAGTCTCTGATCTCTATGGGCAATGGATGGAAGCGCTTTGGGCCCATCCACTGTACCGGGGATGCCCGCTTACTAAATACCGGATCTGTCAAAACATACTGATCATCCATTCGAATCAGTACCGTGGAATGCCCGAGACGATACACAACACTTTCAGATTCTGGAGCATCCAGCTCTGAGGCGGGAATCTGGCGCAATGGAATCGGTTTCACCGGTGTTGGCGCAGCCCGATCAGCCTTGATGTAGGCGCCAATCATCTCAATCATACCGCCACTACTGACCATGTAGTCAGAATCACTATTGCGGAACTTCTTTGGCTGATTTGTAAAGCTGCCAAAAAGACTTACCGACATAACAATCACTCCTGCCAGAATCAACCAGCGCTTCCTCATTGCATTCACCATGTAAACTATACGGTGCAGTGTACAAACTAACTATAGGAAAGTAAACCGATTAGTGTAAAATTGATTTATCGAGTTATTTGCCGACCAAGGAAGCTATCGGCCCCTATTCAGTAGAGAGTTCTATGACTGAAAAGAAACTGACAAGAAGTGAATTGAAGCGCCAGGCTATTATCGATGCCGCCAAGCAGGCCTTTCAGGAATTAGGGGTTCAAGGCACTAGCATGGACGAGCTAGCAGCCCGCGCCCAGGTGTCAAAACGGACTGTCTACAATCACTTTGCCAGTAAAGAGGCGCTGGTAATGTACTTGATCAGTGAACTCTGGCAACAGGCGACACAGTCTCCCGGTTGTGATTACAATCCAGATGCTGACATGCACACGCAGCTGTGTAACTTACTGAAGTTAGAAGTTAAAACAATTTGTAACCCGCAGTATATTGAACTTAACCGAATGGCCTTCGACTACTTCTTCCATCAACCGGAAGCATTGCGTAAGGAGATGGAAAAATATAAGGCCCATGAAACCGGGGTGCAGCGCTGGATTAAATCTGCTATAGCTGACGGCCGACTAAAGCCTCTCGACATAGAGGTCGCCAGTGGGCAGATTCATAACTTGATTAAAGGCGGTTGCTATTGGCCTCAGTTACTCCAACTTTCCGGCCCACCAAGCCTCATCGAACAAGAGGCACTTGCCGAGCGTACCGCTGCGATGTTTTTAAGTTATTACCATGCTTAAATCACTGCTCTATAAAGGCCATTTTTTACCGGCCAATTTACCTATAAAAAAGGCCCCTAAAGGGGCCTTTTTTATTTCATCGGGACTAAATTACAATCTTTCCCACAATATCTCCCAGTTTCCACCGACACCCGGCTCGAACTGTATTGCACCTCTTTTTACTTCCTTACAGTAATGAGAGTAGGCAGAGTCCTTACACTCGTAGACATTACCGTCACGGCCCAGAACTTTGGTGCCCGCGGCATAGTTTCTATGACCTCTAGGGAAGACATAATCGTAATCCTGATCACCCGAGGACTGGTCATCATCATTGGAGGTATCATCATCTCCGTTCGAAGTGTCGTCATCTCCGTTCGAAGTGTCGTCATCTCCGTTGGAAGTATCGTTATCCTCATTCGAGGAGTCATCGTCACCAGAGCTATCTTCAATCAGATAGAAGTTCAGGGTGTTTTGATCAACCATGTTGCCATCGCGGTCTTTTACCACCACTACAACCATGTGGTGCCCTGCTACAGTCTCTGACAGAGTCAGGCTTGTGCTGGCAGTATCACCATCATCAATATCATTGCTATAGCTTGCGAGAGTATCACCATCATGGTTCACCACTGTAACCTCAACGCTGACATCTCCAGTTGCACTGAGAGCCAAGTCTAGAGAAATAGCACCGCCTGAAATCGTGTATTCATTTTCAAGGCCACTTACCGTTACTTCATAGTTGGGTTCTTCTTCGCTCAACTCATAACCGATCTCGACATTTTCCAGGCCACTGCCATCTTTTAGATAAATTCGGTTGATACCGTACAGAGGTTCAAAACTATTATCACCATCGAAATCACCGGCACGAATATCGGTCTGCTCTGCATTAATCAACTCAGCCAGATCGTGTGACCAGTTTTCAGCAATACCCTGCTCTTCGGAGGCAATTTCCAAAACAGTGCTGTAAGACGAGTTTTCACCTGAGCCATCAAATACGCGGATATACACTTTATCACCCACGTTCAAGTCCTGCGTCGGATTGATGGTGCCCACAGCGCTCCACTCGGTATTAGTGACATTATCGCCATCGAACTCTACATCGATAATATTGTAGAAAGCATTAACCGTATCGCCCACATCCCAAACAGCCAGAATTACATGATAGCCCTCGCGACCCGGCACCTGGCACTCATGAGTTGTATTTACATCTGGCTGTTCATAATTGCCATCTATCTCACAGAATGGGTCGAGATCAAATTGATCGCGAGTCAAGACTGAATTCGGATTCCAATCTTCTTTAGTAATATAGTATTTCCAATCACGAGTTACATGGTTGGCGGTGAAGTACCATTTGAAGGTTTGCCAGCCGGAGCTAATATAATTTTTTACCCAGCGATCAGATGTCTGTTCATTAAGCTCAGACCAGGCACTACTTCCTCCGCTGGCAATTTGTCCATCGGCAGGGCCACTATCTGGAAAGCCTTCAGGCCCCTCAATACTTTGAGGTTCCCACTGAACGGCACCGCAACTCAGGTTCATTTCCCCCGTATCTAATGCGTATTTACATAGGGTTCCTCGTGCAGAAGCAACACCGCCGTCAGCGGCCTCAA
It contains:
- the gbpA gene encoding N-acetylglucosamine-binding protein GbpA; this translates as MILRKKKLASVFKQPIVNRTLMAVALAGASSNAFSHGYVEAADGGVASARGTLCKYALDTGEMNLSCGAVQWEPQSIEGPEGFPDSGPADGQIASGGSSAWSELNEQTSDRWVKNYISSGWQTFKWYFTANHVTRDWKYYITKEDWNPNSVLTRDQFDLDPFCEIDGNYEQPDVNTTHECQVPGREGYHVILAVWDVGDTVNAFYNIIDVEFDGDNVTNTEWSAVGTINPTQDLNVGDKVYIRVFDGSGENSSYSTVLEIASEEQGIAENWSHDLAELINAEQTDIRAGDFDGDNSFEPLYGINRIYLKDGSGLENVEIGYELSEEEPNYEVTVSGLENEYTISGGAISLDLALSATGDVSVEVTVVNHDGDTLASYSNDIDDGDTASTSLTLSETVAGHHMVVVVVKDRDGNMVDQNTLNFYLIEDSSGDDDSSNEDNDTSNGDDDTSNGDDDTSNGDDDTSNDDDQSSGDQDYDYVFPRGHRNYAAGTKVLGRDGNVYECKDSAYSHYCKEVKRGAIQFEPGVGGNWEILWERL
- a CDS encoding TetR/AcrR family transcriptional regulator — its product is MTEKKLTRSELKRQAIIDAAKQAFQELGVQGTSMDELAARAQVSKRTVYNHFASKEALVMYLISELWQQATQSPGCDYNPDADMHTQLCNLLKLEVKTICNPQYIELNRMAFDYFFHQPEALRKEMEKYKAHETGVQRWIKSAIADGRLKPLDIEVASGQIHNLIKGGCYWPQLLQLSGPPSLIEQEALAERTAAMFLSYYHA
- a CDS encoding SDR family oxidoreductase — protein: MKSKTVLITGASSGIGEAFAHECANKGANLILVARSQVGLAEVSKKIQEKYQVQVALIAMDLSVEGAAQELFQQTKDKELDVDILINNAGFGKWGRFEDFDLRTYKGMLQLNINTLTELCYLYLGGMKIKRSGGIINVASGAALMPVPYAGVYSASKSYVLNFSEALYNELEETGVTVTCLCPSGTKTNFAAVANNEVSVDEKQYETAEHVAKVGLHGFLANRSYVLSGKQKMLLSILPRFLSRSKLLKLSGKIFKKIVNNKKIGLMEGR
- a CDS encoding MBL fold metallo-hydrolase; translation: MSVSLFGSFTNQPKKFRNSDSDYMVSSGGMIEMIGAYIKADRAAPTPVKPIPLRQIPASELDAPESESVVYRLGHSTVLIRMDDQYVLTDPVFSKRASPVQWMGPKRFHPLPIEIRDLPSIKAIVISHDHYDHLDKNSIRALKDKVEQFVVPTGVGSHLRNWGIPAEKIEELAWWESFALGSLHFTATPAQHFSGRGLTNKNSTLWASWVIEGREGRIFFSGDSGYFSGFREIGERFGPFDLTLMETGAYNKLWRSVHMMPEESVQAHLDLGGRAMLPIHNSTFDLALHDWYEPLERAEITAENWGVKLLIPVIGAPVKLRNPLPTQSWWRELLVEKNR